A stretch of Cellulosilyticum sp. I15G10I2 DNA encodes these proteins:
- the ric gene encoding iron-sulfur cluster repair di-iron protein: MNQRFSLEDSIGAIVARFPGAADIFYTYHIDFCCGGDRPLKTAVNAQNLDGSEIINVLNNKYQAFLERNATFTDWAKQTPSLLIEYIINTHHSYLREKLPQLSAYISKIMKVHGQSHEELFKVHKLFNHLRTELEAHLVKEEELVFPLIKKYEREKDPLQKEQILKVIEELEKEHTGAGDVIKLLREVTEHYTVPQDTCVTFERTYQMLQEFELDLFQHIHLENNILFKRF, from the coding sequence ATGAATCAACGCTTTAGTTTAGAAGACAGCATTGGAGCTATTGTAGCCCGATTTCCAGGTGCTGCAGATATTTTTTACACTTATCATATTGATTTTTGCTGTGGCGGAGATAGGCCCTTAAAAACAGCTGTAAATGCACAAAATCTTGATGGGAGTGAGATAATTAATGTACTTAATAACAAATATCAAGCATTTCTAGAAAGAAATGCTACATTTACAGACTGGGCAAAACAAACGCCAAGTCTCTTAATTGAGTATATCATAAATACCCATCATAGCTATCTAAGAGAAAAATTACCACAGTTAAGCGCCTATATTTCAAAAATTATGAAGGTGCATGGACAGTCCCATGAAGAATTATTTAAAGTGCATAAATTATTTAATCACTTAAGAACTGAGCTGGAAGCACATCTTGTAAAAGAAGAAGAACTTGTATTTCCACTCATAAAAAAATATGAAAGAGAAAAAGATCCTCTGCAGAAAGAACAGATTTTAAAAGTTATTGAAGAGCTTGAGAAGGAGCATACAGGGGCCGGAGATGTTATTAAATTATTAAGAGAAGTGACAGAGCATTACACTGTACCTCAAGATACTTGTGTAACTTTTGAAAGAACTTATCAGATGCTGCAGGAATTTGAGTTAGATTTATTTCAGCATATACATTTGGAAAACAATATCTTATTTAAGCGTTTTTAG
- a CDS encoding bifunctional diguanylate cyclase/phosphodiesterase, whose product MLLRKKIPFTMIALVSIPLIILSIIVYTYTSSALITVNKNRIRNISEIQSENLINIINAHTKELQLTAKIDEIIDVLILEHHNKLSSTEWALREEPNRVLEDILEESSELDNIFVANYKGEIILSGKHDALNRNIQDNQYFIDALNDKTAVSNALRDDQNDEKVIVMTAPVKNDHQEIVGVIGHIIKLDYFKNKITNVKMENQGYAYIVDAEGILVAHPDAKRVGTYIENTTIQEIVKKIKNQEVVLSGEGQYIYQGKQKYMAYSVIPQINWLIVFAQDKTEMNEPARIALILILVATLGFINLSIIASIEFSKSITEPVDQLIEAMDKAGNGDLNSKCNFKSHNEFGKLSTNFNNMLSQLNLSYHELAAVYDQLSATEEELRSQYEELQDSEEHLRKSEEKYKLALEGVNDIIWEWDNETKSLHVSNKWHDIVGDLPIRKISIRNFIRFIHKEDVKMVIKDIKDHLDGHTLFYKSEFRIQLGEEQFKWLLIRGKALHNAKGKMIKIAGSMTDISERKAIENEIKHMAYHDTLTSLPNRILFMKKLEKELERSKKEGLIGAIMLIDLDNFKNVNDTLGHDHGDKLLECIAEKLKVTVKGNNTVCRFGGDEFLVLYPQADSENQIRDFAKRILSIFENPLIINDKLTYMTASLGISVYPKDGEHTSHLLKNADVAMYTAKFLGKNTFLFFNQEMQEGLERKIKIEAILRQALIEDGFEIYYQPQIDVKGHKITGFEALLRLNSKEMGFISPGEFIPIAEESGLIKELGLWCLKHACLKNKEWRDKGYQFDSISVNISNVQFEQHNFVELIMEVLEQTQLKPEFLEIEITESVLMKSLEKNIEILEKLKAIGIKIALDDFGTGYSSFNYLRQLPINTLKMDKSFIDGICLNLKEQAIVHGIIQLAHQMALEVIAEGVENESQLKLLKLKDCDKVQGYFFSKPLPAREAEVFLKNF is encoded by the coding sequence ATGTTATTAAGAAAAAAGATTCCGTTCACAATGATAGCGTTAGTTTCGATTCCACTTATCATTTTAAGTATTATTGTTTATACCTATACATCAAGTGCATTAATAACTGTAAATAAAAATAGAATTAGAAATATTTCTGAGATTCAGAGTGAAAATTTAATTAATATTATTAACGCACATACTAAAGAACTTCAGCTTACAGCAAAAATTGATGAAATTATTGATGTTTTGATATTGGAGCATCATAACAAGCTTAGCTCTACGGAGTGGGCCTTAAGAGAAGAACCTAATCGTGTATTAGAAGATATTTTAGAAGAGTCATCTGAACTTGATAATATATTTGTTGCAAATTACAAAGGTGAAATTATACTTAGCGGAAAACATGATGCTTTAAATAGGAATATACAGGATAATCAATATTTTATTGATGCTTTAAACGATAAAACGGCAGTAAGTAATGCACTTCGAGATGATCAAAATGACGAAAAAGTAATTGTGATGACTGCGCCTGTTAAAAACGATCATCAAGAAATTGTTGGTGTGATTGGACATATTATTAAATTAGATTATTTTAAGAATAAAATTACTAATGTAAAAATGGAAAACCAAGGTTATGCCTATATTGTAGATGCAGAGGGGATTCTAGTTGCCCATCCAGATGCAAAGAGAGTTGGGACATACATAGAAAATACTACAATTCAGGAGATTGTAAAAAAGATTAAAAATCAAGAAGTTGTATTATCCGGAGAAGGCCAATATATTTACCAAGGGAAGCAAAAATATATGGCCTATAGCGTGATCCCTCAAATCAACTGGCTTATTGTTTTTGCACAAGATAAAACGGAGATGAATGAACCGGCGCGCATAGCGCTCATACTTATTTTAGTAGCTACTTTAGGGTTTATTAATCTATCAATCATTGCTAGTATAGAATTTTCAAAATCTATTACAGAACCAGTGGATCAGTTAATAGAAGCTATGGATAAAGCAGGAAACGGGGATTTAAACTCAAAGTGTAACTTCAAATCACATAATGAATTTGGTAAGCTTTCAACTAATTTTAATAATATGTTAAGCCAACTAAATTTAAGTTACCATGAACTAGCTGCTGTGTATGATCAGCTCAGCGCCACAGAGGAAGAATTACGTTCACAATATGAAGAACTTCAAGACAGTGAGGAGCATTTAAGAAAAAGCGAAGAAAAATATAAATTAGCCTTAGAGGGCGTTAATGATATTATTTGGGAGTGGGATAATGAAACAAAATCCCTTCATGTTTCAAATAAATGGCATGACATTGTAGGAGATTTGCCTATTAGAAAAATATCTATTAGAAATTTTATCCGGTTTATTCACAAAGAAGATGTTAAAATGGTAATTAAGGATATAAAAGATCATCTTGACGGTCACACACTGTTTTATAAAAGTGAGTTTAGAATACAATTAGGTGAAGAACAATTTAAATGGTTACTCATAAGAGGTAAGGCCCTACATAATGCAAAAGGTAAAATGATTAAGATAGCAGGATCTATGACAGATATTTCTGAGAGAAAAGCTATAGAAAACGAAATAAAACATATGGCATATCATGATACCCTAACCAGTCTACCTAATAGAATTTTATTTATGAAAAAACTTGAAAAAGAACTTGAAAGATCTAAAAAAGAAGGTTTAATAGGAGCTATTATGTTAATAGACCTTGATAATTTTAAAAATGTAAATGACACATTAGGACACGACCATGGAGACAAACTGCTAGAATGTATAGCAGAAAAATTAAAAGTGACTGTTAAGGGAAATAATACTGTATGTAGGTTTGGAGGCGACGAATTTCTTGTGCTCTATCCCCAGGCAGATAGCGAAAACCAAATAAGAGATTTCGCAAAAAGAATACTTAGCATTTTTGAAAATCCACTAATAATAAATGATAAACTTACTTATATGACAGCAAGTCTCGGGATTTCTGTTTACCCAAAGGATGGGGAACATACAAGCCATCTTTTAAAAAATGCAGATGTCGCTATGTATACAGCCAAATTCTTAGGTAAAAATACATTTTTGTTTTTTAATCAGGAAATGCAAGAGGGATTAGAGCGAAAAATTAAAATAGAGGCTATCTTAAGACAAGCCCTTATAGAAGATGGCTTTGAAATTTATTATCAGCCACAGATTGATGTTAAAGGGCATAAAATTACTGGATTTGAAGCACTTCTAAGGCTAAATTCAAAAGAAATGGGCTTTATATCACCTGGAGAGTTTATTCCTATTGCTGAAGAGAGTGGTCTTATCAAAGAGCTTGGTCTATGGTGTTTAAAGCACGCTTGTTTAAAAAACAAAGAATGGAGAGATAAGGGATACCAATTTGACTCGATATCAGTAAATATATCAAATGTGCAATTTGAGCAACATAATTTTGTTGAACTGATTATGGAGGTGTTGGAACAAACACAGCTGAAACCAGAGTTTTTAGAGATTGAAATTACGGAATCTGTTTTAATGAAATCCTTAGAAAAAAACATCGAAATTTTAGAAAAGCTAAAAGCAATAGGGATTAAAATTGCACTTGATGATTTTGGGACAGGCTACTCATCTTTTAATTATTTAAGGCAACTGCCTATCAATACTTTAAAGATGGATAAGTCTTTTATCGATGGTATTTGTCTTAACCTAAAAGAACAAGCCATTGTACATGGTATTATTCAGCTTGCCCATCAGATGGCATTAGAAGTTATAGCCGAAGGCGTAGAGAATGAAAGTCAGTTAAAGCTCTTAAAACTAAAAGATTGTGATAAGGTACAAGGTTATTTTTTCAGCAAGCCACTGCCGGCTAGAGAAGCCGAAGTATTTTTGAAAAACTTTTAA
- the asrB gene encoding anaerobic sulfite reductase subunit AsrB, producing MHNAYLSKPYKILNIVQETPIDYTYKIAYEGQVIGGQFMEISIPGVGEAPISISDFDEKSMDMTIRKVGRLTDEIFCLKPGDVLFMRGPYGNGFDLDAFKGKDLTIFAGGTGLAPVKNLIRYFAEHINQTKKLEILIGFKSPQDVLFTEEIKKWKETCPVYLTVDQPSPEWQEETGLITKHIHKLDLKNVQEKTAVVVGPPIMMKFMTLELIKQGFLEENIWVSFERKMSCGIGKCGHCKIDETYVCLEGPVFNYVKAKSLID from the coding sequence ATGCATAATGCCTACTTGTCAAAACCCTATAAAATATTAAATATTGTGCAGGAAACACCCATTGACTATACTTATAAAATTGCTTATGAAGGTCAAGTTATTGGTGGACAATTTATGGAGATCTCTATACCAGGAGTCGGAGAGGCACCTATATCTATTAGTGACTTTGATGAAAAATCAATGGATATGACTATTCGGAAAGTAGGTCGCTTAACAGATGAAATATTTTGTTTAAAGCCAGGGGATGTACTTTTTATGAGAGGGCCTTATGGTAATGGTTTTGATCTAGATGCTTTTAAAGGAAAAGATTTAACTATCTTTGCAGGTGGAACGGGGCTTGCACCCGTTAAAAACCTTATCCGGTACTTTGCAGAACATATCAACCAAACTAAAAAATTAGAAATACTTATTGGTTTTAAATCACCACAGGATGTTTTATTTACGGAAGAGATTAAGAAGTGGAAAGAGACTTGTCCGGTATATCTTACAGTAGATCAGCCATCGCCCGAATGGCAAGAAGAAACAGGGCTTATTACAAAACATATTCATAAATTAGATTTAAAGAATGTACAAGAAAAAACAGCAGTTGTTGTCGGCCCACCGATTATGATGAAATTTATGACCCTTGAACTTATAAAACAAGGGTTCTTAGAAGAAAATATTTGGGTCTCCTTTGAAAGGAAAATGAGCTGCGGTATTGGTAAATGCGGACATTGCAAAATAGATGAAACCTATGTATGTTTAGAAGGACCTGTTTTTAATTATGTGAAAGCAAAAAGTCTGATTGATTAG
- the rd gene encoding rubredoxin, whose amino-acid sequence MTKYICTVCDYIYDPEQGDPDGGIAPGTAFEDIPEDWVCPVCGVSKSDFEVTE is encoded by the coding sequence ATGACAAAGTACATTTGTACAGTATGTGATTATATTTATGATCCAGAGCAAGGCGATCCAGATGGTGGTATTGCACCAGGCACAGCATTTGAAGATATCCCTGAGGATTGGGTTTGTCCAGTATGTGGTGTTTCAAAATCTGATTTTGAAGTAACAGAATAA
- the asrA gene encoding anaerobic sulfite reductase subunit AsrA, with the protein MGYRLTTTEFDKYLTKLSEQFEIYGPIKQKGKGMFSDTDMTGYGKVSRTNEMVLEEKSYYSPKEIFYPIRETLFYFLSDQIKEPVINKKPIIMFLRPCDIHGIERLDKIFLENGIEKDYYYLRRRELLKFIMIECTEGFDTCFCVTMGASKTDRYEAAIRREGSEVLIHIKDTALLIDNLKSKKDELFEPEFIEKNKVKVTLPDVSLVTQETFNHEIWTEYTSRCIACGRCNTSCITCSCFTMQDVKTSDDGTLGERRRVWAGCHVDGYTDMAGGHSFRNKNGEKMRFKTMHKVNDFYKRFGMHMCVGCGRCDDVCPEYISFSKCINKLNQIVMEGQSHA; encoded by the coding sequence GTGGGATATAGACTAACCACAACTGAATTTGATAAATATTTAACAAAACTATCCGAGCAATTTGAAATATATGGACCTATAAAGCAAAAAGGAAAGGGCATGTTTTCTGATACCGATATGACGGGGTATGGTAAAGTGTCAAGAACAAATGAAATGGTTTTAGAAGAAAAGTCCTATTATTCACCTAAGGAGATTTTTTATCCTATTCGAGAGACCTTGTTTTATTTTTTAAGTGACCAGATTAAAGAGCCAGTGATTAATAAAAAACCCATCATTATGTTTTTAAGACCCTGCGATATCCATGGGATTGAACGCTTAGATAAAATTTTTTTAGAAAATGGGATTGAAAAGGATTATTATTATTTAAGAAGAAGAGAACTTCTTAAATTTATTATGATCGAATGTACAGAAGGGTTTGATACATGCTTTTGTGTAACGATGGGAGCCAGTAAAACAGATCGATACGAGGCAGCCATACGCCGAGAAGGTTCAGAGGTTTTAATACATATTAAAGATACAGCGCTTTTAATAGACAACCTAAAAAGTAAAAAAGATGAGCTGTTTGAACCAGAATTTATAGAGAAAAATAAGGTAAAAGTAACACTTCCAGATGTGAGTTTAGTGACGCAAGAGACTTTTAATCATGAAATATGGACAGAATATACAAGTAGGTGTATTGCTTGTGGCCGCTGTAATACTTCTTGTATCACATGTTCATGTTTTACCATGCAGGATGTTAAAACAAGTGATGATGGAACACTTGGAGAAAGAAGAAGAGTATGGGCAGGCTGCCATGTGGATGGGTATACAGATATGGCCGGAGGACATAGCTTCCGCAATAAAAATGGTGAAAAGATGAGATTTAAAACGATGCATAAAGTCAATGATTTCTACAAACGTTTTGGCATGCATATGTGTGTAGGCTGCGGCAGATGTGATGATGTCTGTCCCGAATATATTTCTTTCTCAAAATGTATTAATAAACTTAATCAAATTGTTATGGAGGGACAAAGTCATGCATAA
- a CDS encoding protein kinase domain-containing protein translates to MTISMLQSGNELMSVHHVAYKVIRLLGSGGQGEVYEVSANGERYALKWYHAHMATKNQKAIIEKLVENGRPDERFLWPMDMVISDRTFGYIMDLRPTSYKSIVDLMKRRAEPSFYALCTAGFNLADCFQKLHSLGYSYCDISFGNTFLDPENGNVLVCDNDNVIVNGMTNSSVQGTLGFMAPEIVRGEKGPSAETDLFSLAILLFYMFMLHHPLEGVQEANIRCFDAAAKQKIYGQKPVFIWDPQDKSNRPISGYQDNAIIYWNIYPKFIKALFTEAFTVGIKNPKKRIVENQWKRAFLQLRDSLMICSHCGCENFYQERTAIGAGHICWYCNTTIDAPLLLRIGNHSIVLNKHTKIFKHHLYNDFNLEDQVAEISQHPKDPGKWGLRNTSEVVWMFIKADGSTARVEPGRNVPLIEGSKINLLPAEAEIIKG, encoded by the coding sequence TTGACGATTTCTATGCTGCAAAGTGGCAATGAACTGATGTCTGTACATCATGTAGCTTATAAAGTGATTAGATTATTAGGAAGCGGTGGGCAAGGAGAAGTCTATGAAGTAAGTGCAAATGGTGAGCGCTATGCACTTAAATGGTATCACGCACATATGGCTACTAAAAATCAAAAAGCGATTATAGAAAAACTAGTAGAAAATGGAAGACCAGATGAACGGTTTTTATGGCCTATGGATATGGTTATATCAGATAGGACATTTGGATATATCATGGACTTAAGACCCACGTCATATAAAAGCATTGTGGATCTCATGAAAAGACGGGCAGAACCTTCTTTTTACGCGTTATGCACCGCGGGTTTTAATCTTGCAGATTGCTTTCAGAAGCTGCATTCTTTAGGTTATAGCTATTGTGATATTTCTTTTGGCAATACTTTTTTGGATCCTGAAAATGGAAATGTACTCGTTTGTGATAATGATAATGTCATAGTAAATGGAATGACAAACAGTAGTGTACAAGGCACCCTTGGCTTTATGGCACCTGAAATTGTAAGAGGTGAAAAAGGGCCATCGGCTGAGACGGATTTGTTTTCACTAGCTATTTTATTATTTTATATGTTTATGCTTCACCATCCTCTTGAAGGAGTGCAAGAAGCGAATATTAGATGTTTTGATGCAGCTGCAAAGCAAAAGATTTATGGACAAAAGCCGGTCTTTATATGGGATCCACAAGATAAATCGAATAGACCTATTTCGGGGTATCAAGATAATGCTATTATCTATTGGAACATTTATCCCAAGTTTATCAAAGCGCTTTTTACTGAAGCATTTACAGTAGGGATTAAAAATCCTAAAAAGAGAATTGTTGAAAATCAGTGGAAGCGCGCTTTCTTACAGCTAAGAGACAGCCTGATGATTTGTTCGCATTGCGGATGTGAAAATTTTTACCAAGAAAGGACAGCTATTGGAGCTGGGCATATATGCTGGTATTGTAATACAACTATTGATGCACCGCTTTTATTAAGGATCGGAAATCATTCAATAGTTCTTAATAAACATACTAAAATTTTTAAACATCATTTATACAATGACTTTAATCTAGAGGATCAAGTAGCAGAGATTTCACAGCATCCCAAGGATCCGGGAAAGTGGGGGCTAAGGAATACAAGTGAAGTGGTGTGGATGTTTATAAAAGCAGATGGCAGTACTGCAAGGGTAGAGCCAGGAAGAAATGTACCGCTTATAGAAGGCAGTAAAATTAATTTATTGCCTGCAGAGGCTGAAATTATAAAAGGGTAG
- the asrC gene encoding sulfite reductase subunit C: MSVNRKIIAKNAYRITKTRNKTALRIRVPGGHLEAEFFPLIQSISEQYGNGTVHLTTRQGFEIPDIDFEAIPEINQKIKPLISALGLDLVVQDGGYPAAGTRNISACIGNRVCPYANDDTTRVAKNLERVVYPHDFHFKIAVTGCPNDCIKAHMQDFGIICVTEPQYDASRCISCEACVKNCKKKVTGALTLKNFTVERDHEKCIGCGECILKCPSGAWTRSEKNLYRMVIMGRTGKKNPRLAMPFIKWGTEEVLTQIIQNTYRYVDKYIDRSLPKEHIGYIVDRTGYHVFKEEVLRDVTLNKEAQVAQNMQWSGYWYKQDENFK; this comes from the coding sequence ATGAGCGTTAATAGAAAAATTATTGCAAAAAATGCCTATAGAATTACGAAAACCAGAAATAAAACAGCACTTAGAATCAGGGTGCCAGGAGGGCATTTGGAGGCTGAATTTTTTCCGCTGATTCAGTCTATTTCAGAGCAGTACGGTAACGGTACTGTTCATTTAACCACGCGGCAAGGTTTTGAAATCCCAGATATTGATTTTGAGGCTATACCAGAAATTAATCAAAAAATTAAACCGCTTATCAGTGCGCTTGGACTTGATTTAGTTGTTCAGGATGGCGGTTATCCGGCAGCTGGCACAAGAAATATTTCAGCTTGTATAGGTAATCGTGTTTGTCCTTATGCTAATGATGATACTACCCGAGTAGCAAAAAATTTAGAGCGCGTGGTTTATCCCCATGATTTTCATTTCAAGATTGCAGTTACAGGGTGCCCTAATGACTGTATTAAAGCACATATGCAAGATTTTGGCATCATCTGTGTAACAGAGCCGCAGTATGATGCTTCAAGATGTATCAGCTGCGAAGCTTGTGTTAAAAACTGTAAAAAGAAAGTGACGGGGGCTCTAACACTTAAAAATTTCACCGTAGAGAGAGATCATGAAAAATGTATTGGCTGTGGAGAATGTATTTTAAAATGCCCAAGTGGTGCATGGACTAGAAGTGAAAAAAACCTTTATCGTATGGTTATTATGGGAAGAACGGGAAAGAAAAATCCAAGGCTTGCCATGCCCTTTATAAAATGGGGAACAGAAGAGGTTTTAACTCAGATCATTCAAAATACATACCGCTATGTAGATAAGTATATTGATCGCTCACTTCCTAAAGAGCATATTGGCTATATTGTAGACCGAACAGGCTATCATGTTTTTAAAGAAGAAGTGCTTAGAGATGTAACGCTTAATAAAGAAGCGCAGGTTGCTCAGAATATGCAGTGGTCAGGTTATTGGTATAAGCAAGATGAAAACTTCAAATAA
- a CDS encoding vWA domain-containing protein yields the protein MAEGFKRPGGEMASRPLHFMWLVDCSGSMMGEKIQSLNYAIRQTIPDMKSAADENPNAQLYIRAIKFSEGASWHIAAPTPIEEFEWIDLEAGGLTDMGQAFKLAADQLQMPPMPERALPPVLVLLSDGQPTDEYKKNLEELLNLPWGKKAVKIAIAIGSDAQTDVLQEFINNQELPVLQANNPQVLIKYIKWASTVAKQVSSPSSHAAGTVSIQTPIDIEAIPVAADDDSDVW from the coding sequence ATGGCAGAAGGATTTAAAAGACCAGGTGGAGAAATGGCATCAAGGCCTCTTCATTTTATGTGGCTTGTAGACTGTTCGGGGTCGATGATGGGAGAAAAAATACAATCGCTTAATTATGCAATCAGGCAGACAATACCAGATATGAAAAGTGCAGCAGATGAAAACCCAAATGCACAGCTTTATATCCGGGCTATTAAATTCTCAGAAGGTGCAAGCTGGCATATTGCAGCGCCAACGCCTATTGAGGAATTTGAATGGATAGACCTAGAAGCTGGAGGGCTTACGGATATGGGACAGGCTTTTAAGCTTGCAGCGGATCAGCTTCAAATGCCTCCTATGCCAGAGAGGGCCTTGCCGCCAGTACTTGTGCTGCTTTCAGATGGACAACCTACAGATGAGTATAAGAAAAATCTAGAGGAACTGCTAAATTTACCATGGGGTAAAAAAGCAGTTAAGATTGCGATTGCTATAGGTAGTGATGCCCAGACTGATGTGCTTCAAGAATTTATTAATAATCAAGAACTGCCTGTTTTGCAAGCTAATAATCCACAGGTGCTTATTAAATATATCAAGTGGGCATCTACTGTTGCGAAGCAAGTATCTTCACCTAGCAGCCATGCGGCAGGCACAGTCTCTATACAAACACCTATAGATATCGAAGCGATTCCGGTTGCAGCAGACGATGACAGCGATGTATGGTAA
- a CDS encoding formate/nitrite transporter family protein: MYKELIDKISDVGVGKVNLLKASKLKYFILSMLAGIYVGIGILLIFSIGGLVGDIGFRRIIMGLSFGIALSLVIMAGGELFTGNNMIMTVASLNQKVSWIDTIKVWVYSYIGNLAGSILIAWLFVRGGGASGSVGEFIIKASELKMTGDFWELFYRGILCNMLVCLAILTSIKLKEETAKLIMIFWCLFAFITSGFEHSVANMTLLSMGLLIPNGGVLNIGGFLYNMVPVTLGNMIGGAVIVGISYWIVGKDKI, encoded by the coding sequence ATGTATAAAGAACTTATTGATAAAATATCAGATGTGGGAGTGGGTAAAGTTAACTTGCTAAAAGCAAGTAAGTTAAAATACTTTATCTTGTCGATGCTCGCTGGTATTTATGTAGGTATTGGGATATTACTTATTTTTAGCATAGGGGGGCTTGTAGGAGATATTGGTTTTAGACGGATCATTATGGGACTCAGTTTTGGTATTGCCCTTAGTCTGGTCATTATGGCAGGCGGCGAGCTTTTTACAGGCAATAATATGATTATGACAGTGGCATCCCTTAATCAGAAAGTGAGCTGGATAGATACAATAAAAGTATGGGTTTATTCTTATATTGGAAACCTAGCAGGCAGCATATTGATAGCTTGGCTGTTTGTGAGGGGAGGAGGAGCCAGTGGCAGCGTTGGTGAATTTATTATTAAGGCGAGTGAGCTTAAGATGACTGGAGATTTTTGGGAGCTTTTCTATAGAGGTATTTTATGTAATATGCTGGTGTGTTTAGCAATTTTAACTTCTATTAAGTTAAAAGAAGAAACAGCAAAACTTATCATGATTTTTTGGTGCTTATTTGCCTTTATAACCTCAGGTTTTGAACATAGTGTAGCAAATATGACACTACTCTCAATGGGCTTATTGATTCCAAATGGAGGGGTCTTAAATATAGGCGGTTTTTTATATAATATGGTACCCGTCACACTGGGTAATATGATAGGTGGGGCTGTAATTGTTGGTATAAGCTACTGGATAGTTGGAAAAGATAAAATTTAG